Genomic DNA from Thermosipho ferrireducens:
ACTCTTCGTGGTGTTAATATGTACAACTTCCTTTATAAGCTCATTAATCTTGTTCTTCCAAAAGTAAGAGACTTTAGAGGTTTGAACCCAAACGCATTTGATGGAAAAGGGAATTACTCTTTTGGCTTAACAGAGCAACTGGTTTTCCCGGAAATTTCTCCAGATCAGGTTAAAAGAGTTCAAGGGATGGACATAGTAATTGTTACTACAGCAAAGACCGATGAAGAAGCAAGAAAATTGTTAGAACTTTTTGGATTTCCTTTTAGAAGATAATTTAAGGAGGTTACGATATGGCTAGAAAAGGTCTTGTGGAAAGGTGGAAAAAACCAAAGAAATATAAAACCCGTGTATACACAAGATGTAAGATTTGTGGAAGAGCGCATTCTGTGTACAGAGAATTTGGAATATGTAGAGTTTGTTTTAGAAAAATGGCCAATGAGGGAAAACTCCCGGGTGTTAGGAAGGCAACATGGTAAAAGGAGGGGAATACAATGTGGAGCGATCCAATAGCTGACATGCTCACTCGAATAAGAAATGCAAACGTTGCGTTCAAAGAACAAATAGACATACCAGCATCTAATTTGAAGAAAGAAATAGCTGAGATTTTGAAAAGAGAAGGTTTTATAAAGGGTTATACATATATAGAAGATGGAAAGCAAGGTATATTAAGGATACAGATGAAATATAAAGGTACAAGAAGAAATAGAGAGCGAATTATTCATGGTATTGTACGTGTTTCTAAACCTGGAAGAAGAATATATGTTGGAAAAGATAAACTTCCAAAGGTAAAGAATGGTCTTGGAATAGCTATTATTACAACTTCCAAAGGTGTTGTAACAGACAAAGAAGCGAGACAACTTGGCGTTGGTGGAGAAGTAATAGCCTATATCTGGTAAGGAGGTGTACTTAATGTCTCGAATTGCAAATAAACCTATTACAATCCCAAACGGGGTTGAAGTAAAAATCGAGGGAAATGTAATTACTGTAAAGGGACCAAAAGGAGAGTTATCGCTTGAATTTTTACCTTATGTTACTGTTGAAATTGGTGAGAATGAAATGAATGTGAAGCCTAATGTAGCGGCGATGAAAAGACGTTCAGATTTGAAAAAAATGAAAATGTTTACGGGAACATATTGGAGACTTATAAACAATATGGTTATAGGCGTAACTCAGGGCTTCAAAAAAGAGCTTGAGATAGTAGGGATCGGTTATAGAGCACAATTACAGGGAAATAAACTTGTTATGAATCTTGGTTATGCGCACCCTGTAGAAATGGATATACCAAAAGATGTAAAGGTAGAAGTACCAAGTCCTAATAAAATAATAGTAAGTGGAATAGATAAACAAAGGGTAGGCCAGGTGGCGGCAAATATTAGAAATTGGAGAAAACCAAATATCTACTCAGGAAAAGGTATCAGATATGTTGGAGAGGTTGTAAGGATGAAAGAAGGAAAGAAAGCATAAAGGGGGTACACTGAGATGATAAAAAAAGAAAACAGGAATTGGAGAAGGAAAAAGAGACATCTTAGTATCAGGAAAAAGATTTATGGAACAGAAGAAAGGCCAAGATTGTGTGTTTATAAAAGTGAAAAACACATATATGCTCAGATTATAAATGATGAAAAAGGACATACACTTGTAGCTGCTTCAACTCTTGATAAAGAATTACGCGAACAATTGCAGAAGACCTGGAATAAAGAAGCTGCAAGAGAAGTTGGAAAGCTAATAGGGAAGCGAGCCCTGGAAAAGGGAATAAAAAAGGTAGTATTTGACAGAGGCGGCTATCGTTACCATGGAAGAGTGAAGGAACTTGCAGATGGCGCCAGAGAAGCTGGCCTGGAATTTTGAGGGAGGTGCATTGGATGGTAGACATTGCACAGAAAATAAGACAGAGTGGCGAAGAATTTGAAGAACGAATAGTTGAAATAAGAAGAACAACGAAAGTTACAAAAGGTGGAAAAAATCTTTCTTTTAGAGTATTGGCAGTTGTTGGAAATAGAAATGGAAAAGTTGGTGTCGGTGTTGGAAAAGCGCGTGAAGTACCTGATGCGATAAGAAAGGCGTTGTCTAACGCAAGGAGAAATGTTTTTGAGGTACCAATATATAATGGTACGATACCTCATGAAATTTTAGGGCGTCAGGATGCAGCAAAAGTTCTTTTAAAACCTGCAGCACCAGGTACTGGTATAATATCAAATGGAACTGTACGTGCGGTTGTGGAACTTGCTGGTATTCATAATATACTTACAAAGACCAGTGGTTCAACAAATCCAGTAGTCCTTGCTCAGGCAACGGTTAATGGGTTG
This window encodes:
- the rpsE gene encoding 30S ribosomal protein S5, which codes for MVDIAQKIRQSGEEFEERIVEIRRTTKVTKGGKNLSFRVLAVVGNRNGKVGVGVGKAREVPDAIRKALSNARRNVFEVPIYNGTIPHEILGRQDAAKVLLKPAAPGTGIISNGTVRAVVELAGIHNILTKTSGSTNPVVLAQATVNGLKNLLSVEKVAQLRDITPQEVIYGVKKEG
- the rplR gene encoding 50S ribosomal protein L18 — translated: MIKKENRNWRRKKRHLSIRKKIYGTEERPRLCVYKSEKHIYAQIINDEKGHTLVAASTLDKELREQLQKTWNKEAAREVGKLIGKRALEKGIKKVVFDRGGYRYHGRVKELADGAREAGLEF
- the rplE gene encoding 50S ribosomal protein L5, which translates into the protein MPVYVPLKEMYKNEIVPAMMKEFGYKNIHQVPKIEKIVINMGIGEGSRNKDVIDVHAKELTLIAGQKPVVTKAKKSISNFKIRKGMPIGLKVTLRGVNMYNFLYKLINLVLPKVRDFRGLNPNAFDGKGNYSFGLTEQLVFPEISPDQVKRVQGMDIVIVTTAKTDEEARKLLELFGFPFRR
- the rpsH gene encoding 30S ribosomal protein S8 — translated: MWSDPIADMLTRIRNANVAFKEQIDIPASNLKKEIAEILKREGFIKGYTYIEDGKQGILRIQMKYKGTRRNRERIIHGIVRVSKPGRRIYVGKDKLPKVKNGLGIAIITTSKGVVTDKEARQLGVGGEVIAYIW
- a CDS encoding type Z 30S ribosomal protein S14, which produces MARKGLVERWKKPKKYKTRVYTRCKICGRAHSVYREFGICRVCFRKMANEGKLPGVRKATW
- the rplF gene encoding 50S ribosomal protein L6; this translates as MSRIANKPITIPNGVEVKIEGNVITVKGPKGELSLEFLPYVTVEIGENEMNVKPNVAAMKRRSDLKKMKMFTGTYWRLINNMVIGVTQGFKKELEIVGIGYRAQLQGNKLVMNLGYAHPVEMDIPKDVKVEVPSPNKIIVSGIDKQRVGQVAANIRNWRKPNIYSGKGIRYVGEVVRMKEGKKA